In one window of Episyrphus balteatus chromosome 3, idEpiBalt1.1, whole genome shotgun sequence DNA:
- the LOC129915709 gene encoding keratin-associated protein 10-6-like: MCRTCGCSYNPCSMSATFRPSHRPDHPCDPYLPLTLCEPSEMMDCCMPAPRCCYPNCSQKNPPCRYSGPCKAHCYETLPCSKPRRPC, encoded by the exons ATGTGCAGAACTTGTGGTTGCTCATATAATCCTTGCTCGATGAGTGCTACATTTAGACCTAGCCACAGACCTGATCATCCCTGCGACCCTTATCTACCATTGACTTTATGTGAGCCTTCTGAAATGATGGATTGTTGTATGCCAGCTCCAAGATGTTGTTATccaa attgCAGTCAGAAGAATCCACCGTGTCGATATTCCGGTCCATGCAAGGCACACTGTTATGAAACTTTACCATGTTCAAAACCTAGAAGACCATgctaa